One Phaseolus vulgaris cultivar G19833 chromosome 2, P. vulgaris v2.0, whole genome shotgun sequence DNA window includes the following coding sequences:
- the LOC137810217 gene encoding cholesterol 22-monohydroxylase CYP90B51 yields MSDSHLTFYSPSSILALLPLFFIFFILIKRKQTKPRLNLPPGNMGWPFLGETIGYLKPYSATTIGEFMEKHIARYGTIYKSKLFGEPAIVSADAGLNRFILQNEGKLFECSYPRSIGGILGKWSMLVLVGDMHRDMRVISLNFLSHARLRTHLLKEVEKHTLLVLNSWNQNCTFSAQDEAKKFTFNLMAKHIMSMDPGEIETEQLKKEYVTFMKGVVSAPLNLPGTAYRKALKSRSTILKFIEGKMEERVKRIQEGNESLEEDDLLNWVLKHSNLSTEQILDLILSLLFAGHETSSVAIALAIYFLPGCPQAMQQLREEHGEIVRAKKQAGEVELTWDDYKRMEFTHCVVNETLRLGNVVRFLHRKALKDVNYKGYDIPCGWKVLPVIAAVHLDPSLFDQPQHFNPWRWQNHGGSGGGGGCPSNKSTAANNNFLAFGGGSRLCAGSELAKLEMAVFIHHLIINYHWELAETDEAFAYPFVDFPKGLPIRVQAQSLI; encoded by the exons ATGTCTGACTCACATCTAACTTTCTACTCTCCTTCTTCCATTCTTGCTCTTCTCccactcttcttcatcttcttcattcttatCAAAAGAAAGCAAACCAAACCCAGGCTCAACCTTCCCCCAGGTAACATGGGCTGGCCATTCCTTGGTGAAACCATTGGCTATTTAAAGCCTTATTCTGCCACCACCATAGGGGAATTCATGGAGAAACACATAGCAAG GTATGGTACAATCTACAAGTCCAAGCTATTTGGGGAGCCGGCAATAGTGTCAGCAGATGCAGGACTCAACAGGTTCATTCTGCAGAACGAAGGGAAACTGTTCGAATGCAGCTATCCGAGAAGCATTGGCGGAATACTCGGGAAATGGTCCATGTTGGTCTTAGTCGGCGACATGCATAGAGACATGCGGGTTATATCACTCAACTTTCTGAGCCACGCCAGGCTCAGAACCCACCTCCTGAAAGAGGTGGAGAAACACACCCTCTTGGTTCTAAACTCTTGGAACCAAAATTGCACGTTCTCAGCCCAAGATGAAGCCAAGAAG TTCACCTTCAACCTGATGGCTAAGCATATCATGAGCATGGATCCTGGGGAAATCGAGACAGAGCAACTAAAGAAAGAGTACGTCACTTTCATGAAAGGGGTGGTATCCGCGCCATTGAATCTACCTGGAACTGCATACCGAAAGGCGTTAAAG TCTAGGTCCACCATACTGAAGTTCATAGAGGGGAAAATGGAAGAGAGAGTGAAGAGAATCCAAGAGGGAAACGAGAGTTTGGAGGAAGACGATCTTCTGAACTGGGTTTTGAAGCACTCCAATCTCTCCACGGAACAAATTCTTGACTTGATTCTCAGTCTGCTCTTCGCTGGCCATGAAACTTCCTCAGTAGCCATAGCTCTAGCCATCTACTTTTTGCCCGGTTGTCCTCAAGCTATGCAACAGTTAAGG GAAGAGCACGGTGAAATTGTCAGAGCCAAGAAACAAGCAGGGGAAGTCGAACTCACTTGGGACGATTACAAAAGAATGGAATTCACTCACTGC GTTGTGAACGAGACACTAAGGTTGGGAAATGTTGTGAGGTTTCTCCACAGGAAGGCTCTGAAAGATGTTAATTATAAAG gttatgaCATTCCATGTGGGTGGAAAGTCCTTCCGGTGATTGCAGCCGTGCATCTGGATCCTTCACTTTTTGACCAACCTCAACACTTCAATCCATGGAGATGGCAG AACCATGGCGGCAGCGGTGGTGGTGGAGGTTGTCCGAGCAACAAGAGCACGGCGGCGAACAATAACTTTCTGGCGTTCGGCGGAGGGTCACGGCTGTGCGCGGGATCGGAGTTAGCGAAGCTTGAAATGGCGGTTTTCATCCATCATCTGATCATCAACTACCACTGGGAGTTGGCCGAAACAGATGAAGCTTTTGCCTACCCTTTTGTGGACTTCCCAAAGGGCCTACCCATTAGAGTCCAAGCCCAATCTTTGATCTAA
- the LOC137810218 gene encoding succinate dehydrogenase [ubiquinone] flavoprotein subunit 1, mitochondrial-like — translation MWRCIARGLRGAASTTRSTSNHPHGSYPSRFFSSGVNNSYTVVDHTYDAVVVGAGGAGLRAAIGLSEHGFKTACITKLFPTRSHTVAAQGGINAALGNMTEDDWRWHMYDTVKGSDWLGDQDAIQYMCREAPKAVIELENYGLPFSRTEDGKIYQRAFGGQSLNYGKGGQAYRCACAADRTGHALLHTLYGQAMRHNTQFFVEYFALDLLMNNDGTCQGVIAMNMEDGTLHRFQSASTILATGGYGRAYFSATSAHTCTGDGNAMVARAGIPLEDLEFVQFHPTGIYGAGCLITEGSRGEGGILRNSEGERFMERYAPTAKDLASRDVVSRSMTMEIREGRGVGPLKDHIYLHLNHLPPDVLKERLPGISETAAIFAGVDVTKEPIPVLPTVHYNMGGIPTNHYGEVVTIKGDNPDAVIPGLMAAGETACASVHGANRLGANSLLDIVVFGRACANRVAEIHRPGEKQKPLEKDAGQKTIAWLDKLRNSNGSLPTSKIRLNMQRVMQSNAAVFRTQETLEEGCQLIDKTWESFQDVKVKDRSLIWNSDLIETIELENLLINACITMYSAEARKESRGAHAREDFKVRDDEKWMKHTVGYWENEKVRLDYRPVHLNTLDDEVESFPPKARVY, via the exons ATGTGGCGGTGCATCGCACGGGGACTTCGTGGAGCTGCTTCCACCACCAGATCCACCTCCAATCATCCTCACGGATCTTACCCTTCTAGATTCTTCTCC AGTGGGGTTAACAACTCGTACACTGTGGTGGATCATACTTATGATGCTGTTGTCGTAGGTGCTGGTGGCGCGGGATTGAGAGCTGCTATTGGACTTTCAGAACATGGGTTCAAGACTGCTTGTATCACCAAGCTCTTCCCCACTCGTTCACACACGGTTGCAGCTCAG GGTGGTATAAATGCTGCTTTGGGAAACATGACTGAAGATGACTGGAGGTGGCACATGTATGACACTGTCAAGGGAAGTGATTGGCTAG GTGATCAGGATGCCATCCAGTATATGTGTAGGGAAGCACCAAAAGCAGTCATCGAGCTTGAGAACTATGGTTTACCATTTTCCCGAACAGAGGATGGAAAAATATACCAGCGTGCATTTGGTGGTCAAAGCTTGAACTATGGAAAAG GTGGTCAAGCTTACCGATGTGCATGTGCTGCTGATCGAACTGGGCATGCTTTATTGCACACTCTCTATGGTCAAGCTATGAGACATAATACCCAGTTTTTTGTGGAATATTTTGCATTGGATCTTTTAATGAATAATGATG GCACTTGCCAGGGAGTAATTGCCATGAATATGGAGGATGGAACACTGCATCGTTTCCAATCTGCTTCAACAATTTTGGCTACAGGG GGTTATGGTAGAGCATACTTTTCTGCAACCTCAGCACACACATGTACCGGAGATGGCAATGCCATGGTTGCACGTGCTGGTATCCCTCTTGAg GATTTGGAGTTTGTACAATTTCACCCAACGGGTATATACGGAGCTGGTTGCCTTATAACAGAAG GCTCTCGTGGTGAAGGTGGAATTCTCAGGAACAGTGAGGGTGAGCGATTTATGGAACGATATGCCCCTACTGCAAAGGATCTTGCATCAAGAGATGTAGTTTCAAGATCAATGACTATGGAGATTCGGGAAGGTCGTGGTGTAG GACCCCTGAAAGATCACATCTATCTTCACTTGAATCACTTACCCCCAGATGTGCTCAAGGAGAGACTTCCTGGAATCTCTGAAACTGCTGCTATTTTTGCTGGTGTGGATGTTACAAAGGAACCCATTCCTGTTTTGCCAACTGTACATTATAACATGGGCGGTATTCCCACAAACCATTATGGAGAG GTGGTTACCATTAAAGGTGACAATCCAGATGCAGTGATTCCTGGATTGATGGCTGCCGGGGAAACAGCCTGTGCATCAGTCCATGGTGCCAATAGGCTTGGTGCAAATTCACTTCTGGATATTGTTGTTTTTGGTAGAGCTTGTGCAAATAGAGTTGCAGAAATCCATAGACCAG GAGAGAAACAAAAGCCTTTAGAGAAAGATGCTGGTCAGAAAACAATTGCATGGCTGGACAAATTGAGAAATTCAAATGGTTCATTGCCAACTTCAAAAATTCGGTTGAATATGCAAAGAGTGATGCAAAGCAATGCGGCTGTGTTCCGTACACAAGAAACATTAGAAGAAG GTTGTCAATTAATTGATAAAACGTGGGAGAGCTTCCAAGATGTTAAGGTCAAGGACCGCAGTCTAATATG GAACTCCGACTTGATTGAGACTATTGAGTTGGAAAATCTTTTGATAAATGCTTGCATCACAATGTACTCTGCTGAAGCTAGGAAAGAGAGTAGAGGAGCTCATGCCCGTGAAGACTTCAAG GTTAGAGATGATGAGAAATGGATGAAACACACTGTGGG ATACTGGGAGAACGAGAAGGTCCGGTTGGACTACAGGCCAGTGCATTTGAATACATTGGATGATGAGGTTGAATCATTCCCTCCCAAGGCTCGTGTCTATTAA
- the LOC137810219 gene encoding uncharacterized protein: MLHSIKTVLTYQHVSLSRSLSSKLCREASAVRFCTKPDSNSGAHKMDKSHKPSEETKHGDAMSHSFGEGYATRSDEEGFGGIYGGKQSMPNTEKDKIIHENHPAYDKTQGSEVKEKEKARHQSSANA, from the exons ATGCTTCACTCGATCAAAACGGTTTTAACCTATCAACACGTTTCACTCTCACGCTCTCTCTCTTCCAAGCTTTGTCGGGAAGCTTCAGCAGTTAGATTCTGCACCAAACCTGATAGTAACAGTGGTGCTCATAAGATGGACAAGAGTCATAAACCTAGCGAGGAAACTAAACATGG AGATGCGATGTCTCATTCGTTTGGGGAAGGGTACGCTACGAGGTCTGATGAAGAAGGGTTCGGTGGAATTTATGGTGGAAAGCAATCCATGCCTAATACTGAGAAGGATAAGATCATACATGAAAATCACCCAG CTTATGACAAGACGCAGGGAAGTGAGGTGAAGGAGAAGGAAAAAGCGAGGCATCAGTCCAGTGCCAACGCTTAA